The following coding sequences are from one Thermoplasmatales archaeon window:
- a CDS encoding PHP domain-containing protein translates to MKFDMHIHTIYSPDGNENPKDIIKYLKKKGLDGMAIVDHNTLQGAKNAIKISENFLVIPGMEIKTRKGHILAIGIEEEINGKEDIIEEVNEKGGIAIIAHPFRFSRIRINANGIEVMNGRNFPHQNKKAIEYANKKNIPFTAGSDGHYLWEMGKIYIEMDAEKVDDAIEEIMKRRVKVVGENNFFNPFKCKIYSFSSFVKRGFKRVS, encoded by the coding sequence ATGAAATTCGATATGCATATTCATACAATTTATTCTCCTGATGGAAATGAAAATCCAAAAGATATTATTAAATATTTAAAGAAGAAAGGACTGGATGGAATGGCAATCGTGGATCATAACACTCTTCAGGGAGCAAAAAATGCAATTAAAATTTCTGAGAATTTTCTTGTTATTCCTGGGATGGAAATAAAAACAAGAAAGGGCCATATACTTGCGATTGGAATAGAAGAAGAAATAAATGGAAAAGAAGATATTATAGAAGAAGTAAATGAAAAAGGAGGGATAGCAATTATTGCCCACCCTTTTAGATTTTCAAGAATAAGGATTAATGCGAATGGAATAGAAGTAATGAATGGAAGAAATTTTCCTCACCAAAATAAAAAAGCAATTGAATATGCAAATAAAAAGAATATTCCTTTTACCGCTGGGAGTGATGGCCACTATTTATGGGAAATGGGCAAAATATATATTGAAATGGATGCGGAAAAAGTTGATGATGCAATTGAGGAAATAATGAAAAGAAGGGTTAAAGTAGTAGGAGAAAATAATTTTTTTAATCCATTTAAATGCAAAATTTATTCTTTTTCATCGTTTGTAAAGAGGGGGTTTAAGAGAGTGAGTTAG